Proteins co-encoded in one Arachis hypogaea cultivar Tifrunner chromosome 13, arahy.Tifrunner.gnm2.J5K5, whole genome shotgun sequence genomic window:
- the LOC112736612 gene encoding histone H2A, with the protein MLCANNSEISLVHIQVTRISIWNISQPLIISNQTPQTHSLTHPRDSSHTVPSSIKAKTPLPPPPQSHLFHHRKKKRKEKKKLIKVLMDSPAVKGKKGAAGRRGGGPKKKSVSRSAKAGLQFPVGRIGRYLKKGRYAQRLGSGAPVYLAAVLEYLVAEVLELAGNAARDNKKNRIIPRHVLLAVRNDEELGKLLAGVTIAHGGVLPNINPVLLPKKSQAAAAKEPKSPSKGTKSPKKA; encoded by the exons aTGCTTTGTGCAAATAATTCAGAAATCTCATTGGTCCATATACAAGTCACACGGATATCCATTTGGAACATATCACAGCCGTTGATAATATCCAATCAAACGCCCCAAACCCACTCACTTACACACCCACGAGACTCCTCTCACACTGTCCCAAGCTCAATAAAAGCCAAGACTCCACTCCCTCCGCCACCGCAATCACACCTCTTCCATCAccggaaaaagaaaaggaaagaaaaaaaaaagttaattaaggTTCTGATGGACAGCCCCGCTGTAAAAGGGAAGAAAGGAGCTGCCGGAAGGAGAGGCGGTGGTCCCAAGAAGAAGTCAGTGTCAAGGTCCGCCAAAGCCGGTCTCCAATTCCCCGTCGGAAGGATCGGACGCTACTTGAAGAAAGGCCGTTATGCTCAGCGTTTGGGAAGCGGCGCTCCGGTTTACCTTGCCGCCGTTTTGGAATACCTAGTTGCTGAG GTTTTGGAATTGGCTGGGAATGCTGCTAGGGATAACAAGAAGAACAGGATTATTCCAAGGCATGTCCTGTTAGCTGTGAGGAACGATGAAGAGCTTGGAAAACTGCTTGCTGGTGTTACCATTGCTCATGGTGGTGTTCTTCCTAACATTAACCCTGTGCTTTTGCCTAAGAAGAGTCAAGCTGCTGCTGCTAAGGAACCGAAGTCTCCATCTAAGGGCACAAAGTCTCCTAAGAAAGCTTAA